In Flavobacterium endoglycinae, one DNA window encodes the following:
- a CDS encoding DUF4256 domain-containing protein — protein MSVQNKKLSPDQQESLLSVLEKRFENNMNRHKNIKWDQVLSKLKNNPKKLWTLDEMERTEGEPDVVAYDEKTNEYIFFDCSAESPKGRRSLCYDHEALEKRKENKPKDSVLNLASEMGLKILNEEEYRELQKLGKFDTKTSSWIATPDTIRKLGGAIFADFRYDTIFIYHNGAESYYAARGFRGSVRV, from the coding sequence ATGAGTGTTCAAAATAAAAAGCTATCACCAGATCAACAAGAATCATTGCTGAGTGTTTTGGAGAAACGTTTCGAAAATAATATGAATCGTCATAAAAATATCAAATGGGATCAAGTGTTGTCTAAGCTTAAAAATAATCCTAAAAAACTTTGGACTCTTGATGAAATGGAGCGCACAGAAGGAGAGCCTGATGTTGTAGCGTATGATGAAAAAACAAATGAATATATTTTTTTCGATTGTTCTGCAGAAAGTCCGAAAGGAAGAAGAAGTCTTTGTTATGATCACGAAGCATTGGAAAAACGCAAAGAAAATAAACCAAAAGACAGCGTCTTAAATTTAGCCTCAGAAATGGGGTTGAAAATTTTAAATGAGGAAGAATATCGAGAATTGCAAAAACTTGGCAAATTCGATACAAAAACGTCAAGCTGGATAGCGACACCCGATACTATTCGTAAACTAGGAGGTGCTATTTTTGCAGATTTCCGTTACGATACTATTTTTATTTATCACAATGGTGCAGAATCGTATTATGCGGCGAGAGGTTTTCGTGGTTCAGTGAGGGTTTAA
- a CDS encoding SRPBCC domain-containing protein produces MNEDNRKLQSTTLLKFPIDLVWEVWTNPEHIANWWGPNGFTNTIHKMDFLEDGEWNLTMHGSDGKNYPNKSIFKEIIPFEKIVFEHFNPHFITTVLFQSQNSETVLDWSLLFDTEEMFDIVVKAHKADQGQKENLEKLEKYLSELISK; encoded by the coding sequence ATGAATGAAGATAATAGAAAATTACAAAGTACAACTTTGCTAAAGTTTCCTATTGATTTGGTTTGGGAAGTTTGGACAAATCCAGAGCATATTGCAAATTGGTGGGGGCCAAATGGTTTTACTAATACCATTCATAAAATGGATTTTTTAGAAGATGGTGAGTGGAATTTAACCATGCACGGATCTGATGGAAAAAACTATCCTAATAAAAGTATTTTTAAAGAAATTATTCCGTTTGAAAAAATTGTGTTTGAGCATTTCAATCCGCATTTTATTACTACTGTTTTATTTCAATCTCAAAATTCGGAAACTGTATTAGACTGGTCGCTTTTATTTGATACCGAAGAAATGTTTGATATTGTGGTCAAAGCTCACAAAGCAGATCAAGGACAGAAAGAGAATTTAGAAAAGCTCGAAAAATATTTATCAGAATTAATTTCAAAATAA